A single Natrinema pellirubrum DSM 15624 DNA region contains:
- the cofH gene encoding 7,8-didemethyl-8-hydroxy-5-deazariboflavin synthase subunit CofH — protein sequence MERPVTEADLAFEHVPETDQSFENALAKARDGDRLDVDDAIELLTTGTDSDGIDRRRKERVLEAADRRRAEQVGEEVTFIANLNNNVTTACNVGCLFCNFKDAAHTFESETEIETAGFTKTPAESREIVADAVERGIYEVTSVSGLHPAFALDEEHREILEAHPNPKEVNYKPPAVYDTSPGTYTDQISAMGVDGVHVHSMTPEEAYHARRGTDWSYEEVYRRLQEAGLDTVPGTAAEILVEEVREVICPGKISTEGWLEAMEAAANVGLGMTATIMYGHVENEAHRALHLKRIRDLQDRTGNITEFVPLSFIHQNTPLFEHDVVSGGASIDEDELLIAVSRLFLDNIDHIQASWVKYGDEQGLKMLSCGADDYMGTILSEEITKRAGGGFGEFRSFEDYVEMIASIGRVPVERSTDYEKRRVIDPDDPPFGPRLGPKADGTPLLTRTEREERAVPADD from the coding sequence ATGGAGCGACCGGTGACCGAGGCCGACCTGGCGTTCGAACACGTTCCCGAGACCGACCAGTCGTTCGAGAACGCACTGGCGAAAGCGCGCGATGGCGACCGACTCGATGTCGACGACGCCATCGAGTTACTCACGACTGGGACCGACAGCGACGGCATCGATCGCCGGCGCAAGGAACGCGTCCTCGAGGCGGCCGACCGCCGGCGCGCCGAGCAGGTCGGCGAGGAGGTCACCTTCATCGCGAACCTGAACAACAACGTCACGACGGCCTGTAACGTGGGCTGTCTGTTCTGTAATTTCAAAGACGCAGCTCACACCTTCGAGAGCGAGACGGAAATCGAGACGGCCGGATTTACGAAGACGCCCGCCGAGTCCCGCGAGATCGTCGCCGACGCCGTCGAGCGGGGGATCTACGAAGTCACGTCCGTCTCGGGACTGCACCCCGCGTTCGCGCTCGACGAGGAACACCGCGAGATCCTCGAGGCCCACCCGAACCCGAAGGAAGTCAACTACAAGCCGCCGGCGGTCTACGACACCAGCCCCGGCACCTACACCGACCAGATTTCGGCGATGGGCGTCGACGGCGTCCACGTCCACTCGATGACGCCGGAGGAGGCCTACCACGCCCGGCGGGGCACCGACTGGTCCTACGAGGAGGTCTACCGCCGACTGCAGGAGGCCGGGCTGGATACCGTTCCCGGCACCGCAGCGGAGATCCTCGTCGAGGAGGTCCGCGAGGTGATCTGTCCCGGCAAGATCAGCACGGAGGGCTGGCTCGAGGCCATGGAGGCCGCCGCGAACGTCGGCCTCGGGATGACGGCGACGATCATGTACGGCCACGTCGAGAACGAAGCCCACCGCGCACTGCACTTGAAACGGATCCGGGACCTACAGGATCGGACGGGCAACATCACGGAGTTCGTCCCGCTTTCCTTTATCCACCAGAACACGCCACTGTTCGAACACGACGTGGTCTCGGGCGGGGCCAGCATCGACGAGGACGAACTGCTGATCGCCGTCTCGCGGCTGTTCCTCGATAACATCGATCACATCCAGGCTTCGTGGGTCAAGTACGGCGACGAGCAGGGGCTGAAGATGCTCTCGTGTGGGGCCGACGACTACATGGGGACGATCCTTTCGGAGGAGATCACCAAACGCGCCGGCGGCGGCTTCGGCGAGTTCCGTTCGTTCGAGGACTACGTCGAGATGATCGCCTCGATCGGCCGCGTGCCCGTCGAGCGCTCGACCGACTACGAGAAGCGCC
- a CDS encoding phosphoribosylaminoimidazolesuccinocarboxamide synthase, which translates to MTSVKEFRIEEDATDDDLGRGSFVFTDDYSVFDWGKMPDQIPQKGASLCTMGAFNFELLESEGIPTHYRGVVENGDVVDLADASHPPWEMAIDLTQVPDLPHEGREYDYDSYHEAAGENYLIPLEIVFRNRVPVGSSLRSRTDPADHGLAFNEWPDEAVDLADPIVEFSTKYEEGDRYLERAEADAIAGKAAIDDLESLAREVNRIVTEQADAAGLTHEDGKIECLYYQGEIRVGDVVGTFDENRFSYEGTQLSKEVLRQYHKRTQPDWVRAVDDAKAEAKAEDVADWKSLCEEEPEPLEESVLETASELYCSGANAYTDREFFDAPPLSSAIGAVRRL; encoded by the coding sequence ATGACCAGCGTCAAGGAGTTCCGCATCGAGGAGGACGCGACCGACGACGATCTCGGCCGCGGCTCGTTCGTCTTCACCGACGACTACTCGGTGTTTGACTGGGGGAAGATGCCCGATCAGATCCCCCAGAAGGGCGCGAGCCTCTGTACCATGGGCGCGTTCAACTTCGAACTGCTCGAGTCCGAGGGCATCCCCACCCATTACCGCGGCGTTGTCGAAAACGGCGACGTCGTCGATCTCGCGGACGCCTCCCACCCGCCCTGGGAGATGGCCATCGACCTCACACAGGTGCCCGACCTCCCCCACGAGGGACGGGAGTACGACTACGACAGCTACCACGAGGCGGCCGGCGAGAATTACCTGATCCCGCTGGAGATCGTCTTCCGCAACCGGGTCCCGGTCGGCTCGAGCCTGCGCAGCCGAACCGACCCCGCGGACCACGGGCTCGCGTTCAACGAGTGGCCCGACGAGGCCGTCGACCTCGCGGACCCGATCGTCGAGTTCTCCACGAAGTACGAGGAAGGCGACCGCTATCTCGAGCGGGCGGAGGCCGACGCCATCGCCGGCAAGGCGGCGATCGACGACCTCGAGTCGCTGGCCCGTGAGGTCAACCGGATCGTGACCGAGCAGGCCGACGCCGCCGGGTTGACCCACGAGGACGGCAAGATCGAGTGTCTCTACTATCAGGGCGAGATCCGGGTCGGCGACGTCGTCGGCACCTTCGACGAGAACCGCTTTAGCTACGAGGGGACCCAGCTCTCGAAGGAGGTCCTGCGCCAGTACCACAAGCGCACCCAGCCCGACTGGGTCCGGGCCGTCGACGACGCCAAGGCCGAGGCCAAAGCCGAGGACGTCGCCGACTGGAAATCGCTCTGCGAGGAGGAGCCCGAACCCCTCGAGGAGTCGGTTCTCGAGACCGCGAGCGAACTGTATTGCAGCGGTGCGAACGCCTACACCGACCGCGAGTTCTTCGACGCGCCGCCGCTCTCGAGCGCGATCGGCGCGGTCCGGCGGCTCTGA
- a CDS encoding MFS transporter, translating to MIAAGRLLRENRDFRRFVAGQFATNAGDSLYTVAVLWLAFELTGSTLVTGALNAILLLPWLLQVFAGPLVDRLPLRSVLVGSQVVQGVVVLVLPLAAVTGRLRVGLLFVVAPVLMLATLVMGPMETALLPRIVDEDRLSEANSALATVTLGLDMVFDAIGGGFIAVFGATTLFLVDSLTFAVAAVLFAGLTIGTPANSNESGEADESAPSVESVLRSYGSDLRAGVEVLRGTLFVELILLTAVANFATGIALAILPAFGDGLGGPAIYGLLLGALGIGRLVGSILGPYVAGVPYGTVLLSHGLGAGCWVAAVVAPSPALTVALFGLAWVPIGASGVLTATLNQRLFPADLLGRISATKGTASGATLPLGSLVGGFVAEALGTTTTMALAAGGFGFTAVYVLLRPRLRRLPAAEAATPDDFDLRTETERPEP from the coding sequence ATGATCGCCGCCGGGCGCTTGTTGCGGGAGAACCGGGACTTTCGCCGCTTCGTCGCCGGTCAGTTCGCGACGAACGCCGGGGACAGTCTCTACACGGTCGCCGTACTCTGGCTCGCCTTCGAACTGACCGGGTCGACCCTCGTCACCGGCGCGCTGAACGCGATACTGCTGCTCCCGTGGCTGCTGCAGGTGTTCGCCGGCCCGCTCGTCGATCGGCTACCGCTCAGATCCGTCCTCGTCGGTTCACAGGTGGTTCAGGGCGTCGTCGTACTCGTCCTGCCGCTCGCAGCGGTGACCGGACGGCTCCGAGTCGGTCTCCTGTTCGTCGTTGCCCCGGTGCTGATGCTTGCGACGCTGGTGATGGGACCGATGGAGACCGCGCTGCTCCCCCGGATCGTCGACGAGGACCGGCTCTCCGAGGCCAACTCCGCGCTGGCGACGGTAACGCTCGGGCTGGACATGGTGTTCGACGCGATCGGGGGTGGGTTCATCGCCGTCTTCGGCGCGACGACGCTGTTCCTCGTCGACTCGCTCACGTTCGCCGTCGCAGCGGTACTCTTCGCCGGACTCACGATCGGAACGCCCGCGAATTCGAACGAGAGCGGTGAGGCCGACGAGTCCGCACCGTCCGTCGAATCGGTACTCCGGTCGTACGGTTCCGATCTCCGAGCGGGTGTCGAGGTCCTCCGCGGGACTCTCTTCGTCGAACTGATTCTGCTGACCGCGGTGGCGAACTTCGCGACCGGGATCGCGCTGGCGATTCTGCCGGCGTTCGGCGACGGACTGGGTGGCCCCGCGATCTACGGCCTACTGCTGGGAGCCCTCGGCATCGGTCGGCTCGTCGGATCGATCCTTGGCCCGTACGTGGCCGGTGTCCCCTACGGGACGGTACTGCTCTCGCACGGGCTCGGTGCGGGGTGCTGGGTCGCGGCGGTCGTCGCGCCGTCGCCGGCGCTTACGGTCGCGCTGTTCGGCCTCGCGTGGGTGCCGATCGGCGCATCGGGCGTACTCACGGCGACGCTGAACCAGCGACTGTTTCCGGCCGATCTACTGGGCCGGATCTCGGCGACGAAGGGAACCGCTTCGGGGGCGACGCTCCCGCTGGGCTCGCTCGTCGGCGGGTTCGTCGCCGAAGCGCTGGGAACGACGACGACCATGGCGCTGGCCGCGGGCGGCTTCGGCTTCACGGCCGTCTACGTCCTCCTACGGCCGCGGCTCCGCCGCCTCCCCGCGGCCGAGGCCGCGACGCCGGACGACTTCGATCTCCGGACCGAGACGGAGCGACCCGAACCGTAA
- a CDS encoding MoaD/ThiS family protein, whose protein sequence is METEVTVYGPLRSATGDKTVVLEWAGGIVADALAALVDAYPRAASHLYDGDAVRASVRVSLAGDRAGLEEPVPEGAALAVVPAVQGGSRH, encoded by the coding sequence ATGGAGACCGAAGTCACGGTGTATGGCCCGCTCCGGAGCGCGACCGGCGACAAGACGGTGGTCCTCGAGTGGGCGGGCGGGATCGTCGCCGACGCGCTCGCGGCGCTCGTCGACGCCTATCCGCGCGCGGCGTCGCATCTCTACGACGGCGACGCGGTACGCGCGAGCGTCAGGGTCTCGCTCGCGGGCGATCGGGCCGGGCTCGAGGAGCCGGTGCCCGAGGGCGCGGCGCTGGCGGTAGTGCCGGCCGTACAGGGCGGATCTCGTCACTGA
- a CDS encoding acetamidase/formamidase family protein → MAQQDIHRELHVDQYTLGLVGPDQEWAGTVADGGTIETYTPPGCWGPMITPEFHGGHEVTRPIRVAGAEVGDAIALHIRDIEVTSMATSTGSMAEREDAFGDDPFVDHRCPECGTEWPDSIVEGTGEDAIKCAECGANASSFGFEYGYTVAFDDDGTVGITLDEDAAHELAADAAEVMDIPANSKQHPILLYEPGEMPGTLGRLRPFIGNVGTTPPVTMPDSHNAGDFGQFLIGADHDYGVDSEADLEARTDGHMDIPQVREGATLICPVKVDGGGVYVGDLHANQGDGELSLHTTDVSGTVRMDVEVIDDLEIDGPVLLPPEEDLPFISKPYSDEEREAGHDLGAEHDVDVETDMGPIQVVGSGATVNDATQNAFDRAGKLLEMSEGEVRSRCTFTGGVQIGRLPGVVQLDMLAPMEVLEDRGMDHLVREQYGL, encoded by the coding sequence ATGGCACAGCAAGATATCCACCGGGAGCTACACGTCGACCAGTACACGCTCGGGCTCGTCGGCCCCGATCAGGAGTGGGCGGGGACCGTCGCGGACGGCGGGACGATCGAGACCTACACCCCGCCGGGCTGTTGGGGCCCGATGATAACGCCGGAGTTCCACGGCGGCCACGAGGTGACCCGGCCGATCCGCGTCGCGGGGGCCGAGGTCGGTGACGCGATCGCCTTGCACATCCGTGATATCGAGGTCACGAGCATGGCGACGAGTACGGGCTCGATGGCCGAGCGCGAGGACGCCTTCGGCGACGACCCGTTCGTCGACCACCGCTGTCCGGAGTGTGGCACGGAGTGGCCCGACTCGATCGTCGAAGGGACCGGCGAGGACGCGATCAAGTGCGCCGAGTGCGGCGCGAACGCCTCTTCGTTCGGCTTCGAGTACGGCTACACCGTCGCTTTCGACGACGACGGGACCGTCGGAATCACCCTCGACGAGGACGCGGCCCACGAACTCGCCGCGGACGCCGCGGAAGTAATGGATATCCCTGCCAACTCCAAACAGCACCCGATCCTGCTGTACGAACCCGGCGAGATGCCCGGGACGCTGGGCCGGCTGCGCCCGTTCATCGGCAACGTCGGGACGACCCCGCCGGTCACGATGCCCGACTCGCACAACGCCGGCGACTTCGGCCAGTTCCTCATCGGAGCCGACCACGACTACGGCGTCGACAGCGAGGCCGACCTCGAGGCCCGCACCGACGGCCACATGGACATCCCGCAGGTCCGCGAGGGCGCGACACTGATCTGTCCAGTCAAGGTCGACGGCGGCGGGGTCTACGTCGGCGACCTCCACGCCAACCAGGGCGACGGCGAACTCTCGCTGCACACGACCGACGTCAGCGGCACCGTCCGGATGGACGTCGAGGTTATCGACGACCTCGAGATCGACGGCCCCGTCTTGCTCCCGCCGGAGGAGGACCTGCCCTTTATCAGCAAGCCCTACAGCGACGAGGAGCGCGAGGCGGGCCACGACCTCGGCGCGGAACACGACGTCGACGTCGAGACGGACATGGGCCCGATTCAGGTCGTCGGCTCCGGCGCGACGGTCAACGACGCCACGCAGAACGCCTTCGACCGCGCCGGCAAACTGCTCGAGATGAGCGAGGGCGAGGTCCGCTCGCGGTGTACGTTTACCGGCGGCGTCCAGATCGGCCGACTCCCCGGCGTCGTCCAACTGGACATGCTGGCCCCGATGGAGGTACTCGAGGATCGCGGGATGGACCACCTCGTGCGCGAACAGTACGGACTGTAG
- a CDS encoding DUF7576 family protein produces the protein MTDSTDADSPECRQCGSPVGPSSEQRVITTVEDGTAVHRHFCSDDCRDQWESSDSA, from the coding sequence ATGACTGACTCGACGGATGCGGATTCGCCCGAGTGTCGACAGTGTGGGAGCCCAGTGGGACCGTCTTCCGAACAGCGCGTGATCACGACCGTCGAGGACGGTACCGCCGTCCACCGACATTTCTGCAGCGACGACTGCCGCGATCAGTGGGAGTCGTCGGACTCGGCCTGA
- a CDS encoding formyltetrahydrofolate deformylase, producing the protein MAALTTDVTEITVIGEDDTGLIANVTSLLFERGINIEDLDQAVRDGVFRMYLAVDTSEMVCTESTLREDLHDLGDDLGLDVQVRFPSDRESQQIAVLVTKESHCLEALFEAWANDELGADIGVVIGNHDDLQPLAEHYDVPFHDIGDDGGQQNEDELLELLAEYDVDLIVLARYMRILSPNVVFRYEDRIINVHPSLLPAFPGAEAYRQALDEGVRVAGVTAHYVTTDLDQGPIITQRAFDVPDDADIDDMKHRGQPLEADALLEAVQLHLNGDVSVHRGRTSVRENGTKYQLGLPDEIDEFTPDRPVDGIGSAVAKDQ; encoded by the coding sequence GTGGCAGCGTTGACGACCGACGTAACCGAGATCACGGTGATCGGAGAGGACGACACGGGACTGATCGCGAACGTAACCAGCCTCCTGTTCGAGCGCGGAATCAACATCGAGGACCTCGATCAGGCGGTTCGTGACGGCGTCTTCCGGATGTATCTCGCCGTCGACACCTCGGAGATGGTCTGTACCGAGTCGACGCTCCGCGAGGACCTCCACGACCTCGGGGACGACCTCGGACTCGACGTCCAGGTCCGGTTCCCGTCCGATCGCGAGAGCCAGCAGATCGCCGTCCTCGTCACCAAGGAGAGCCACTGCCTCGAGGCGCTGTTCGAGGCCTGGGCCAACGACGAACTCGGTGCCGACATCGGGGTCGTCATCGGCAATCACGACGACTTACAGCCGCTGGCCGAACACTACGACGTCCCGTTCCACGACATCGGCGACGACGGCGGCCAGCAAAACGAGGACGAACTGCTCGAACTCCTCGCGGAGTACGACGTCGACCTGATCGTCCTCGCGCGGTACATGCGAATCCTCTCGCCGAACGTGGTCTTTCGCTACGAGGACCGCATCATCAACGTCCACCCCTCCCTGCTGCCGGCCTTCCCCGGCGCGGAGGCCTACCGGCAGGCACTGGACGAAGGCGTCCGCGTCGCGGGCGTCACCGCCCACTACGTCACGACCGACCTCGATCAGGGGCCGATCATTACCCAGCGCGCGTTCGACGTCCCCGACGACGCCGATATAGACGACATGAAACACCGCGGCCAACCGCTGGAGGCAGACGCCTTGCTCGAGGCCGTCCAGCTCCACTTAAACGGCGACGTTTCGGTCCACCGCGGTCGGACCTCGGTCCGGGAAAACGGTACCAAATACCAGCTCGGGCTCCCCGACGAAATCGACGAGTTCACGCCCGATCGGCCGGTCGACGGGATCGGCAGCGCGGTCGCCAAGGATCAGTAG
- the purS gene encoding phosphoribosylformylglycinamidine synthase subunit PurS, whose product MTAYTATVTVRLKRGVLDPEAETTAQALERLGFELEELRSADRFEVDLEAESAEAARERADEMAERLLANPTIHDYDVEVAER is encoded by the coding sequence ATGACCGCCTACACCGCGACGGTGACGGTTCGACTCAAACGTGGCGTCTTAGATCCGGAGGCCGAGACGACCGCACAGGCCTTGGAGCGGCTGGGCTTCGAACTCGAGGAGTTGCGCTCGGCCGACCGCTTCGAGGTCGACCTCGAGGCCGAAAGCGCCGAGGCCGCGCGCGAGCGCGCAGACGAGATGGCCGAACGGCTGCTGGCGAACCCGACCATCCACGACTACGACGTGGAGGTCGCCGAACGGTAG
- the purQ gene encoding phosphoribosylformylglycinamidine synthase I produces the protein MTVSIVRFGGSNCDRDAERALEYLGIDAEIVWHEDGLPADTTGIVLPGGFSYGDYLRAGAMAARSPIMAEVREAAADGVPVLGVCNGAQVGCEAGLTEGAFTTNESARFQCEHVHLRVERADTPWTAAYEEGEVIEVPIAHGEGRYEIADDRLADLEDEGRVLFRYCDADGETSPEANPNGSKHAVAGVLGERDTVAVLMPHPERATLPDIGPTDGQGVLCGFEQ, from the coding sequence GTGACGGTCTCGATCGTCCGCTTCGGCGGCTCGAACTGCGACCGCGACGCCGAGCGCGCCCTCGAGTACCTCGGCATCGACGCCGAGATCGTCTGGCACGAGGACGGACTTCCCGCGGACACGACGGGGATCGTCCTCCCCGGCGGGTTCTCCTACGGCGACTACCTGCGAGCCGGCGCGATGGCGGCTCGGTCGCCGATCATGGCCGAGGTCCGCGAGGCCGCCGCGGACGGCGTCCCCGTCCTCGGGGTCTGTAACGGCGCGCAGGTCGGCTGCGAAGCCGGACTTACGGAGGGTGCCTTTACCACCAACGAGAGCGCGCGCTTCCAGTGTGAACACGTCCATCTGCGCGTCGAGCGAGCGGACACCCCCTGGACCGCCGCCTACGAGGAAGGCGAGGTCATCGAGGTGCCGATCGCCCACGGTGAGGGCCGCTACGAGATCGCCGACGACCGACTGGCCGACCTCGAGGACGAAGGTCGGGTCCTCTTCCGATACTGCGACGCGGACGGCGAGACGAGCCCCGAGGCCAACCCCAACGGCTCGAAACACGCCGTCGCGGGCGTCCTCGGCGAACGCGACACCGTCGCGGTGTTGATGCCCCACCCCGAGCGTGCGACCCTCCCCGACATCGGCCCGACCGACGGACAGGGTGTGTTGTGCGGGTTCGAACAGTAA
- a CDS encoding PAS domain S-box protein, giving the protein MDRIIGPDTRAVVIGADTGDAERALEERGVSVASTRSVAECLDRLGTADCIVIAGSGSAVNPVACCRRLRDRRADVPIVVFPDDGSERLAGDVVAAGADGYVPRSQGPETLLERLRKLLADRENGNRCPSETEHKRPFEAVPSSTADPSSRLELLVEQSPLAIIEWNLEFGVRNWNPAATELFGYTANEAMGQVAPDFLVPEGDREAVREYWERLVDGNPDELPSRQVNRNQCKDGTTITCEWFNTPIVEDGEIVSVLSFGQDITADVKRATALEALQETTRELLRAESTDEIADIVMAATEDVIDRPLGSIRYYDEETDRLELAGITSELDRRTGDISSVGGEYTSLWNAYTEGGSTVVEEPSTDRVPYDVTIGMGNAVLQPLGDHGILSVASPATSELDEAERNLLNVLATTAEAALDRAARERELERTKTVVETVGDCVYQLDHEGRFVTVNDTMATTTGYDRDDLLGEHVSTILTDESVARGQRYVEELLADDDRRVATYEITLTNTDGTETPAEVNMALLTTDGELEGTVGIARDISDRKRMERQLVDRKAKIQGLHGVASRLDGCESRAEIYDVAIEAAEDVLDFDGCIIDMVSGDELVTEAASSALTAALEDRTPIDGCLAGQTYRTGQLFRLDDVTGARTPRIEGCRSVLTAPIGDRAVFQAVSREPSAFSPTDEELTELLLSHVADALDRIAFEERLRTERDRFAALFENVPDGVVSVSNLSDGPIVEAVNPAFERLFGYEESTLVGESLDEFVVPTDRTDEAETLNRRGSRGKVGEAEVKRRTVNGLRDFRLRVVPIEMDGSSDRAFGLYTDITERKQRQKRLEILNRVLRHDLRNGMNIIEGCAEMLADAVGEDEYVDTIRNRTDELVGLAEKTRAVERVLDCDQAPTGPLDISAAIDRAIDRLEDAAPAVEVTRTLPDGVQARADEYLETAIYQVLENAVEHSDRDRPAIDVTLRDCPDDELLTLSIADDGPGIPDEERELLEGEREITQLRHGSGLGLWLVNWVVTQTGGQLSFADNDPRGTVVTLEIPRADAEPIRSASDEPATGD; this is encoded by the coding sequence ATGGATAGGATCATCGGTCCGGACACGCGAGCCGTCGTCATCGGTGCCGACACCGGCGACGCCGAACGCGCCCTCGAGGAGCGTGGCGTCTCGGTCGCGTCGACTCGGTCGGTCGCCGAATGTCTCGACCGACTCGGGACGGCCGACTGCATCGTCATCGCCGGCTCTGGTTCGGCCGTGAACCCGGTCGCGTGTTGTCGGCGACTCCGCGACCGGCGGGCCGACGTGCCGATCGTCGTTTTCCCCGATGACGGCAGCGAACGGCTCGCAGGCGATGTCGTCGCGGCGGGAGCAGACGGCTACGTCCCCCGATCACAGGGTCCGGAGACGCTCCTCGAGCGGCTTCGGAAACTGCTTGCGGACCGAGAGAACGGAAACCGGTGCCCGTCGGAGACCGAACACAAGCGTCCGTTCGAGGCCGTTCCGTCATCGACGGCCGATCCCTCGAGCCGACTCGAACTGCTCGTCGAACAGTCGCCGCTCGCGATCATCGAGTGGAACCTCGAGTTCGGGGTCCGAAACTGGAACCCGGCGGCGACGGAACTGTTCGGCTACACCGCCAACGAGGCGATGGGCCAGGTCGCGCCCGACTTCCTCGTTCCCGAGGGGGACCGCGAAGCGGTCCGGGAGTACTGGGAACGACTCGTCGACGGCAACCCGGATGAGTTGCCCTCTCGGCAGGTCAACCGCAACCAGTGCAAGGACGGGACGACGATAACCTGTGAGTGGTTCAACACGCCGATCGTCGAGGACGGCGAGATCGTCAGCGTCCTCTCGTTCGGGCAGGACATCACCGCGGACGTCAAGCGCGCGACCGCGCTCGAGGCGCTGCAGGAGACGACCCGTGAGCTGCTCCGGGCGGAATCGACCGACGAGATCGCCGACATCGTCATGGCGGCGACCGAGGACGTGATCGACCGGCCGCTGGGCTCGATCAGGTACTACGACGAGGAAACCGACCGCCTCGAACTCGCCGGCATCACGTCCGAACTCGACCGTCGTACCGGCGATATTTCGTCGGTCGGCGGCGAGTATACGAGCCTCTGGAACGCCTACACCGAGGGGGGATCGACCGTCGTCGAGGAGCCATCAACCGACCGGGTCCCCTACGATGTCACGATCGGCATGGGGAACGCGGTCCTCCAGCCGCTCGGCGATCACGGAATACTCTCCGTGGCTTCTCCCGCGACGAGCGAACTCGACGAGGCCGAACGCAACCTCCTCAACGTCCTCGCGACGACCGCCGAGGCGGCGCTCGATCGGGCCGCTCGGGAACGCGAACTCGAGCGAACGAAGACGGTCGTCGAGACGGTCGGCGACTGCGTCTATCAACTCGACCACGAGGGCCGGTTCGTGACCGTCAACGATACGATGGCGACGACGACGGGCTACGATCGCGACGACCTCCTCGGCGAACACGTCTCGACGATACTCACCGACGAAAGCGTCGCGCGCGGGCAACGCTACGTCGAGGAGTTGCTGGCCGACGACGACCGACGCGTCGCGACCTACGAGATCACGCTGACGAATACTGACGGGACGGAAACGCCCGCCGAGGTCAACATGGCGCTGTTGACGACCGATGGCGAACTCGAGGGAACGGTCGGCATCGCCCGCGACATCAGCGACCGCAAGCGCATGGAGCGACAGCTGGTCGATCGAAAGGCGAAGATTCAGGGGCTCCACGGCGTCGCCTCCCGTCTTGACGGCTGTGAGAGCCGCGCGGAGATCTACGACGTGGCCATCGAAGCCGCGGAGGATGTCCTCGATTTCGACGGCTGCATCATCGACATGGTCAGCGGGGACGAACTCGTCACGGAAGCCGCGTCGTCGGCTCTCACGGCCGCCCTCGAAGACAGGACCCCGATCGACGGCTGTCTCGCCGGTCAAACCTATCGCACCGGCCAGTTGTTCCGACTGGACGACGTGACGGGCGCTCGAACGCCACGGATCGAGGGCTGCCGGTCGGTCCTGACGGCCCCGATCGGCGATCGGGCCGTGTTCCAGGCCGTCTCCCGGGAGCCGTCGGCGTTTTCCCCGACCGACGAGGAACTGACGGAGTTGTTGCTCTCTCACGTCGCCGACGCGCTCGACCGGATCGCGTTCGAGGAGCGACTGCGAACCGAGCGCGACCGGTTCGCCGCCCTGTTCGAGAACGTCCCCGACGGCGTCGTCAGCGTCAGTAACCTCTCGGACGGGCCGATCGTCGAGGCGGTCAACCCGGCGTTCGAGCGGCTCTTCGGCTACGAAGAGTCGACCCTCGTCGGCGAGTCGCTCGACGAGTTCGTCGTGCCGACCGACAGGACGGACGAGGCCGAGACGCTCAACCGACGCGGCAGCAGGGGCAAGGTCGGTGAGGCCGAGGTCAAACGGCGGACCGTGAACGGCCTGCGCGATTTCCGGCTCCGGGTCGTCCCGATCGAGATGGACGGCTCGTCGGACCGTGCCTTCGGCCTGTACACCGACATCACCGAGCGGAAACAGCGCCAGAAGCGCCTCGAGATCCTCAACCGCGTGCTGCGACACGACCTACGAAACGGGATGAACATTATCGAGGGCTGTGCCGAGATGCTCGCCGACGCCGTCGGCGAGGACGAGTACGTCGACACCATCCGGAATCGGACGGACGAACTCGTCGGGCTCGCGGAGAAGACCCGCGCCGTCGAGCGCGTCCTCGATTGCGATCAGGCGCCGACCGGCCCGCTCGATATCTCGGCGGCGATCGACCGCGCGATCGACCGCCTCGAGGACGCTGCGCCGGCGGTCGAGGTCACCCGAACGCTGCCGGACGGTGTCCAGGCGCGCGCCGACGAGTACCTCGAGACGGCGATCTATCAGGTCCTCGAGAACGCCGTCGAACACAGCGACCGGGACCGGCCGGCCATCGACGTGACCCTTCGGGACTGCCCGGACGACGAACTGCTGACGCTCTCGATCGCCGACGACGGCCCCGGGATCCCCGACGAGGAGCGCGAACTGCTCGAGGGCGAACGGGAGATCACCCAACTGCGCCACGGCAGCGGACTCGGCCTCTGGCTCGTCAACTGGGTCGTCACTCAGACCGGCGGTCAGCTTTCCTTCGCCGACAACGATCCCCGCGGGACCGTCGTCACGCTCGAGATTCCGCGCGCGGATGCGGAGCCGATCCGCTCGGCGTCGGACGAGCCGGCGACCGGCGATTGA